Genomic window ([Eubacterium] hominis):
TTTTGTTAACATTGTTTTTGAACTCTGGTATGCAATATGGCATGCAAGATATTTTTCAGCCTATACAAAGTATTTTATATTATGTGAGTGTGCCTTATCATATGAATGTTTTAAGCTTTATAGCGGTTGTATTCTGTTTTAAAATAATCATTTATGCATTTTTACTTGCGCTGTTGTTTATGGTCTATGCATTTGTGAAAAATTACTTATTAGCGATTTCTATTTCAGCTTTGTTTATTGGCAGTTTTACATTTTTGGCATCTACTTCAGGTGACAGTCATTTATTATCTTATTTAGGTCTTACACAGATTCTGCATCCAGAATATGCCTTGAAAAATGTATCCTATATCCGTTTCTTTTCTATGGCAATCCCATATAATGTATTATATGGATTATTCATCATTCTTATGATATTAGCTTTTGCGTTATGTTTTAAGCTGTTCCATAAACAGAGAAAACATATCCTGCGTATTACTCATCAAGCAAAATCACATAAGGTACATGGCTTGTTGTTTTATGAAATGAAGAAATTATGGATCAATGATTTTGGGATTGTGCTTATGGTCGTATGTTTGATTGCACAAATTTTACTATTAGCACTAATCATCAGTATGAGTAATATAGAAGATAATCAATACAATTATTATATCGATCAAATTGGCGATCATGTATCAAAGGAAGCAGATGAAAAAATAGCGCTGGAAAGACAGAAAATTGATGATGCGAAGCAGCAAATCATGATCAAAAAAGATCCTATAAAATTAAATGAATATATGAAAATACAATCCATGGAACAAGGTTTTTCTTTATATGAAAATCGTTATCAGGCAATAAAAGAAGATCCTTTTTCACGAAAGTTAATCAAAGAGGATCAGGTTAGGTTTTTGATTGATAACGATTATACACAAAGTCAATTGTTATTTGTGTTATTGTTGTTTATGATTTTAATCACTATGCAAAGCTATGATCGAGAAAATTTAACAAAGGTTAAACAATTACAAAATATGAGTGAACATATGGATACAAGGCTTAAAAAAGCGAAACTTATAACAATGGGAATAGGCGCCTTTATTGGTGTTTTAGGCATGAACTTTATGATGTTGTTACATAATTATCAAATGTATCCAGGTGCAGATTATACGAATCGCTTATGTGATAGTGTTGTTTTCTATAACACCCATGTAACATTATCCATCGGATTGTATCTTGTATTGTTGTTTATATGGCAATTATTCATCACTTGTATCCTGATGCTTGTTTTACAAAAGGTGTATCATAAGATACCACATGCCAAAATGATCACAATCATATTATTAACTATGATATTTCCATTATTGATGAAGGATACATCATTAGGTGTTTTCGCAATTTTTTATGATTTATATTATCCTATTACCAATTTCATAATGGCAGGTATTGTTTTAATTGGATGTGTGGGTGTTTATATTGGATTTCACGTAGTGGAAAGGAGAAAGCGTTTATGAAGAAAGTCATTGTAGTATGTTGTTTATTGCTTGCATTATGTGGATGTCAAAGTGCAAAAAATGAAGGGAAAAGTGAGGATTACGCAAATATGGGGTTTCCAGGGATTAGTGAAGATGGCATTTATCATCTTGTGAAAACCGATTTTGCGAATGAAGTATATTTTTATGATTTTAAAACAGATAAAGATGTACCTTTATGTAGTAAGGTAAACTGTAATCACCAAAACGAAGATTGTGATGCTTATCGTTTGACTTTCTACAAAGATAAAGATCAAACTTTACATTTACCTCCGATTTATTATCAAAATAAAGTCTATTATTTATATGAAAATCTACAGAAAGGGAAAACCACTTTATGTAGCTCTGATGTAGATGGCACGGATTTGAAAAAAATCGCAGATATAGCTGAAATGGCAGTTGTGGATAATGCTACCTTCTTTGATCAAAAAGTATGGTATACAGAAAATGCATTTGATGTAGATGATAAAGGCAATATTATATCCACAAGCAATCACTTTAAATTGATGTGCTTGGATTTGAATAATCATAAAACCGAAATCATCAAAGAAAGTGATGATGAGATGCTATTGGGTAGAGGCGTATATGATCATCAATATTATTTCATGGATGTTAATTCTGTAGATGGAAAGTCAGTAAATGAATTAGTAAAGTATCACGAAGATAATCAAACATTTGAGAGTATCTATCAATGTGAGAGTGGCAATTCTTTTCTCATTAACAAGTATTATTATGATTATGACAAAGAAGCAGGAAAGATTTTCCGCATAGATGTAAGTGATCAGTCAAAAAGTAATGTGATGGATTATCAACCGGAAAAAGGATATGAAGTATTTAGTGTACAAACAGATGATCAGGGCATTATGACTGTGGTATTAAAAAAGGATAATCAAGTAGTTGGAGAAAGTTATATTGACTTATTATCAGAAAAAGTTATTTCTGGTACAGGCAGGGTGATATATTTGAAAGATGGGGCGTATTATCGTTTAAATGATAAAGGCTTAATCTATAAAGAATAATTGTAATATAAAGAAAGTGATTATAAGAAAAATAAAAATCCTTCCATCGCCGATTTGGCAAGGAAGGATTTTTTTAGAACATATTACTGTTCTTCGTAGTAACAGCCTTCTTCTTGAGAAGGAGGAAAACGTCTGTCTTTTTCTACATCGATGTCACCGTACATTTCGTTACCGTTTTTATCGTAACATGTGTACTTTCCAGTTTTTTCGCAGTTCATGCCTGGACGGTATTTTTTAGTAGCCATTTCTAACACCTCCTGATTCTAGTATGGGACAACAAATAAAATGTTATACATATTCTTGTAATTTGTTTAAAACTTGGTACAATGAATATAGTTGGAGGAAAAGGATATGAAGGTATTGGCAAGTGATTATGACGGTACATTACGTACTGGTGAAATGGTAGATACAAAGGATGTAGAGGCAATTCATGCTTTTCGTGAACAGGGAAATGTGTTTGGACTTGTAACTGGAAGAAGTATGGAGTCTATAAAAAAAGAAATTGAAAGAAATGGTTTTGAGTTTGATTTTATTATCGCAAACAATGGTGGTGTGGTTTATGATGCTAACTTCAATAAACTGCAATGCTTATATATGGATTTTAATAAAGCACTGGATATCATTTCTTATATTAAAACACTGGATTGTGTTTCTTTTGTGATTAATGATGGCTATAATCGTTATAAAGTCAGGGTAGATGAAAACCAGATCGATCATAAATATGGCGATATGGCAGAAGTCACCAATGAAGAAGAAGTTTTGGATAAGGGAAAAATTGCACAGCTGGTAATTTCATTAAATGATCAGCAAATGGCACATGAAATCAGTGAATATATCAACGCTGAATTTAAAGGATATGTGGTTGCTTATCCTAACACCCATTGTGTAGATATTGTACCTGATGGAGTTTCCAAGGCAGAAGGACTTTATGTCATAGAAAGCTTTATGGATTTAGAGCATGATGATATTTATACCATTGGAGATTCTTATAATGATATTCCTATGTTGAAGGAATTTCATGGCTGTGCTGTCGCACATGCACAAGCGGATATTTTAAACGCGGCTGAACATGTTTATGATAGTGTAGCGGACGCAATTGTTGATTTACAATGACATGTAGTTACTGCATGTCTTTTTCATGTCAAAAAATATAGGTATATGGATAGTCTTTATGGTATAATAAACTAGCGAGAGGAGTGTTTTTCATGTTTAAGTACCTTACTCTTAACAACTTATTAACAATTATAAAGCAGCTGGCGGATATTGGGGTTGTCTGGTTGTTGTTTTACTACCTTTTGAAGATTGTAAAAAACAATTCCAGAACGATTCAGATTTTTAAGGGAATCTTAGTCATTGTCATTGCCCAGTGGATTGCAGGACTATTGGGACTACACACAGTCGAAACACTGGCTGCGACAATTATGAATTGGGGACCGTTGGCGATTATTATTATCTTCCAGCCGGAAATTCGTAATATTTTAGAGAAAATTGGAAAGACGAATGTTTTTTCACCAATCTCTACTTTAACGCTGAATGAGCGTGAAAATCTAGTAGAAGAGCTGGTAAAGGCCTGTACAGAAATGTCAAAGACAAAGACAGGAGCTTTGATTTCTTTGGAACAAGGGCATTCATTAAGTGATTATATCAAGACGGGAACACCAATGAATTCTGTAGTATCCAGTGAACTATTATGTTCTATTTTCCAATATGGAACACCGCTTCATGATGGTGCTGTTATTATTCAGGGTGTAAAAATCGCATGTGCTGCCGCTTATTTCCCACCTACTACAAGAGAATTGCCAACCAGTTATGGCGCAAGACATCGTGCTGCGGTTGGTATTAGTGAAATTACTGATTCAGTGACAATTATTGTCAGTGAAGAAACAGGTAATATTTCTATTGCTCAGGGTGGAAAGCTTTCTGTTATTTCACCTGCTCATCTGCATGATTTCTTGATGATGATTGTATGTCAGAAACAGGGCGATGAAGTAAAAGGTGAAAAAGATGTACAGAAGGAAGCATTAAAAGAAAGTATTGAAGCAAATGATGGCAAGAAACCAGGGGTATTTGCACATTACTTTAAAGGCAAGAATAAACGCTCTACAAAGAGTAAAGATACACCAGAAAACAAGTTTACCAAGAGTAAGAAAGAAGATTCTGTGGATGTACTACAAAGTGAAAATGTGGTTGTGGACAGCGAAATCGAAAAACTTGGTATTGCGGATCTGGTAGAAACACAAACAGATGCGCCACTTGATCAGCTGTTTGAAACAATCGTTGTGGATGCGGCTAAGGATGATGAAAAGACACAGCCTAAAAAAGAAGATGGCAAGGAAGAAGCACCTAAGCCGAAAAAACGTGGAAGACCAAAGAAGAAAAAAGATGATACTGAGGAAAAAGATGTAAAAGAAACAAAGCCAAAGGCGAAAAGCAAAGGGCGCAAGAAAAAAGATGAATTCATGGATGACATACTAGAAGCACAGGAAATCATATTTGATGATGGAAGTGCGGATTCTTCCTCGAAGAAAGATAAAGAAGGGAGGAAGTAAGCATGGCAAAAAATAAAAAAAGAACGCAGTTAAGTTCTGAAGGAAAAACAGAGCTTGCGAAAGCAATAGCGGAGAAAAGCCAGAATTTTGCGAAAACCTATGCGAATGTGGAAAACCAGATTGGAAAGTTTTTTAGATGGTTAAGCGGATGGTTAGATAAACTGTTATTCAACCAGAAGCATGGAAAACTGGTGGCACTTGTTTTAGCATTATTCTTCTATATCGCCATGAGTGGTGGAGAAGATTTGTTTAAAACAGATGAAATCAGTAAAAGTCTTGGCAAATTAAAAGTTGAACAGCGTATCAGTACAGAAATATATGAGGTAAATAATTTACCAGATGAAGTAGAAGTTACCGCAATTGGGGATATCAGTGATATCAAGAATATGAAATCACAGAATATTAAGATTGTGGCGAATATGACAGATTTAACAGAAGGTACACATGATGTCACACTGGAGGTTGAAAATGCGCCAAATCGTGTAAAAATCATTGTGGAGCCAAGCAATGCAACGGTTACCATTAAGAAAAAAGTAATCAAACGATTCTCTGTCGGCTTTGATTATGTCAATCGAAGTTCTATGAATAATCGTTATGATTTAAGTGAACCAGAATTAGAACAAGGTGAAGTATTTGTACGTGCCAGCAAAGATACACTGGATAAAATCGCTTATGTAAAGGCACTCATCAAGGTAGATGCGGATACGACAAAAGATTTTGAACAGCAGGCAACGATAGTAGCATATGATCAGGATGGTAATAAAATGGATAATGTGGACATTATTCCAGGCGATATGAAAGCGAAAGTGAAAGTTACCAGTCCTAGTAAAGATGTTAAACTGACACTGGTGCCAACAGGCAATGTGCCGGATAATAAAGCAATTGAATCCTATACGATGGATCATGAAACGATTACACTGTATGGAAAACAGGAAGCACTTGATAAGATTGATGAGCTGCCTATTACGATACCTGCCAGTACATTGACACAGGATCGTGAGATCAGTATGCCAGTGCCATTAATGAATGGGGTATCTGCGACAAATGTGGATGTTGTGAATATCTCCATTAAATTGGCAGATTTAAAAGATACTGTGGTAAAAGATGTACCGATTGAAATTATCAATGGCACCAAAGGATTGAATTACAGTATTTCAGGCAGCAAGACGAGTGATGTTACTGTAAAAGGTGCAAAGAAAGTAATTGATAAGATTGAAAAAGGTGATATAAAAATCACGGTTGATGTTAGTAAGATTGATAAAGCTGGCACATATAACGATATGGCGTTAAGTGTAGAAGGCAAAAACAAGCTTGCGACATATGAATTAAAGAATGCATCAATTTCTGTTAATGTAACAGGAAGTGCAGAATAGATAGGAAAGGAATGTATATATGGGAAGATATTTTGGTACAGATGGCGCCAGAGGACGCGCTAACGATACACTGACACTTGATATGGCAGTGAAGATCGGTCAGTATTTAGGCTGGTATTATGGAAAAGAAAACAAGCGCCATGCGAAGATTCTGATTGGAAAGGATACACGTTTAAGCAGCGATATGTTTGAAATGGGGCTTGCTGCTGGTGCAACCAGTACAGGTGCAGTTGTGTATCTGTTGGGTGTATGTCCTACGCCTAGTGTTTCCTTCTTGATTCAAAAGGAGCAGTTTGATTGTGGTATTATGGTAAGTGCTAGCCACAATCCATTCCACGATAACGGCATTAAATTATTCAATGGGGAAGGCTGTAAAATGGATCCTGCCATTGAAGCACTGATCGAGGATTATATCGATGACAAGAGTGAAATTGAAATTGCAGTTAATGAGAAAATTGGTCATACGATTTCATGGGATGAAGGATTAGAATTATATGAATCCTGGTTAAAATCCGTTGTAGATATTGATTTAAATGGTATGAACATTGCCTTAGATCTGGCAAATGGTTCTGCGACAAGCTGTGCAGCAGAAACATTATCTGCATTAGGCGCAACAGTAGAAGTCATTCATTCTGCGCCAAATGGTATTAATATCAATACCAAATGTGGTTCTACACATCCTCAAGAGCTACAGAGAATGATGAAGGAAGGCAATTACCATGTTGGTTTTGCTTTTGATGGGGATGCCGATCGTTTGATTGCAGTAGATGAAGATGGTAATCTGATTGATGGTGACCACACGATGTATATTTGTGGATGCTATATGCATGAAAAAGGTATCTTGCATGATGATGTGGTTGTCACAACCGTGATGAGTAACCTTGGCTTATATCACGCCTTAACGGCGAAAGGCATCAAATATGAACAAACAGCTGTTGGCGATAAATATGTATTTGAATGCATGAGAGAACATGGCTATTCTGTTGGTGGAGAACAGAGTGGTCATATCATCTTCAATGAACATGAAAATACTGGGGATGGCTTGATGACAGCATTAAAACTGTTGGAAATCATGGTCAACACAAAGAAATCTTTAAAAGAATTAAGTGAAGATTTATTTATCTATCCACAGTTACTAATCAACACACCTGTAAAAGATAAACATAAAGCAATGGAAGATCCTGAACTGTTAAAGGTTGTGGATGAAGTTGCGCGTGAATTAGGTGATGAAGGTAGAATTCTGGTCCGCCCAAGTGGTACAGAACCTTTGGTTCGTGTCATGGTAGAGGCGAAAACAGATGAACTTTGCGAACAATATGTAAATCAAGTGATTGATTTCATTAACGCAAAAGGATTATAAAAAGTACACAAAAGGCTCATTTGAGCCTTTTGTGTTTGTGAATTATGTGATAGACGTCTTAAATTTTAGAAAAAGTCTGTGACTTTACGAAATCTCTTTTTTTTTCACATAATTTAGTCTAAAATAAAGGTAAGAGGTGATTTGCGTGAAAAAAGTGATTTGTGTTGTAGAAGACGAAAAAGCAATCAATGACCTTGTTGCTCAGTATCTGAAAAAAGAAGGTTACGAAGTAAGAAGCTATTATACATACGAAGAAGCAAGTGCACATGTTAGTGATGATGATGTACATTTGTGGATCTTAGATATCATGTTGGATGATAAAAGCGGTTTTGATTTAATTGAAGAAATTCGTTTACAGGGAAAAGATATTCCTGTCATCTTCATGTCTGCCCGTGATAAAGAATTTGACCGTATCATTGGACTGGAGAAAGGTAGTGATGATTATATCACGAAACCATTCTCACCAAAGGAAATGGTATTACGTGTTAACAACGTTATGAAGCGTGTATACAAAGAAGAAAACAACCGTATTATGGTTGATGGATATGAGTTGGATGAGGAACAGCGTAAAGTCTTTGATCATGGAAGTGAAATAGATTTGACCACAAAAGAATTTGATTTGTTAATGCTGTTTATCAAAAATAAAGGAATGGCATTCAACCGTGATAAGATTCTGACAAGTGTCTGGGAAGAAAATTATTTTGGAAGCGACCGTGTTGTGGATGATACCCTTCGTCGTTTGCGTAAAAAACTGCCAAACTTGAATATTCATACCATTTATGGATATGGGTACAGGTTAGGTTAATATGAAACGTTTTAATGAATTTATCAAACAGTTATCACTAACACAACAGCTGTTCGCATTAATTTTCTGTTTTGTGACATTCTTTGCGCTGTTTTTCTTTGTATATCTGAATGGAAATGTCGATCAGGTATTGCGTGGCAGAGAATATGATATGATCAAAGAAAACCAGGAAACCAGTGTAGCGTTAAAAGAGAATACGATTCTTTCTGGACAGGATAAATATCCTGTCATCGCAAATGTACAGACAATCTCTTTTGTGATTCAGGATGGCAGAGGCTATCAATCATCAAATTTAGGTGCATCAGAAGCAGAATGGGAATGCATTTTAAATGATATTGCCACCATGAATAAAAAAGGTGCCAGTGAATGGAGTGGCTTTTATCCAGGCGGTAAAAAAGATTCTTATTATTATATCACAAAAGTAGATGATAACCAGTATCTGATTTCCCGCAGTGTTTCCAGCAGCTTTGATAAATATAAAGATGAACTGGTCAGCCGTGTCATTTATATTACAGTGATCGTTGTAGGATTCTTTTTCATTATCCTGATGATGTGGGTCATTACTCTGATTCATCCATTAAACCAGATACGTAATTATATTGAGCGTGTCAAACAGGGAAAAGATGCAGAACTGCATGTTAATCGTAAAGATGAGATTGGTGAACTTGCGGAAGCACTCATCAGTATGCGTGAAGAACTGCGTAAACAGGAAAAGACCAAAGAAGATATGATTCATAATATTTCTCATGATTTGAAAGCACCAATTGCGACAATCAAGTCTTATGGGGAAAGTATCAAAGATGGCATTTATCCATATGAAACTTTGGAAAAGAGCGTGGATGTCATTATCGAAAATGCAGATCGATTAGAAAATAAAGTGCATTCTTTATTATTTATGAATCGTGTAGAATATTTGATTTCTCAGGATGCTGAAGGTATTTCTTCTGATATGAAGGAAATCGTGGAAAAAGTTGTACAGGCAAATAAAGTAATCAAACCGGAAATTGAATTTATCACAGATTTAGAAGAAGTGTGGTTTGATGGTTTAGCCGAACCTTGGCGTGTTGCTGTGGAAAACATTGTGGAAAACGCATTGCGCTATGCGAAAACAAAGATAGAAATCCATTTGAATGAAGAAGAAGGATTAACGATTGCCAATGATGGTCCTTGTATGGAAGAGGATCGTATCAAAGTGCTGTTTAAGCCTTATGAAAAAGGACAAGGTGGAAAATTTGGCCTTGGCTTATCCATCGTATCCAAAGTCGTTGCCGCAAACCATTATGAAGTATGTGGTGAAAATACAGAAGATGGTGTAATCTTTAGAATCACAAAACCAAAACCAGAAGGAAAGAAGGGACGTTAGTTTCTTCTTTTTTCTGTATAATTTTCCAATCTTTGTGTTTCTCATGATATACTGAAACTAGGTGATGAAAAATGAAACATAAGTTAATCGTAGCGCTAAGCATTCTTTTATGCTTGAGTGGCTGTTCCACAAAACCGGATGAAAAACCTGTGGATAAAACAGAAGAGCATCAGGAAGAAAGCATAAAAACTATGGAAATTGATGGTATGATAGAAGATATTACAAGTACACGTATTATAATTAAAGCCCCGAAAGAAACAATATCTATGAATAGAGAAAAAGCAGATATTAGCGGCGATTTGATTGTAGGTAATAAAGCACATGTGACATATAAGGAACAAGATGATGACAGGATTGCCATACAGATACAAATAAGCAGTGAAACAAAAAGTGATATTGATGAGATGATTTTTAATATGACATTGGAAGAAAAGGTGGGGCAAATGTTTATGGTGCGTTGTCCAACATCTGAGGCGTTAGAAGCAATCGATACATATCATATGGGTGGCTATATGCTATTTGATGAAACGATTTCGCCTTATACAAAAGATCAATTTATCACAAATAATGAAGCTTTTCAAAGAGAAAGCAAGATTTCGATGCTGATTGGAGTAGATGAGGAAGGTGGTAGTGTCAACCGCTTAAGCTGGTATACAAATTATCGATCACAGCCATTTGCATCTCCGCAAACATTGTATCAGGAAGGTGGATTTAATCGCATTATAGAGGATACAAAAGAAAAAGATGCGTTATTGAAATCACTTCAAATCAATGTGAATTTTGCGCCTGTCAGCGATGTATCCACAAACCCATCAGATTTTATATATCCTCGTGCATTTGGAAAAGATGCTGCACAGACTTCAGAGTACGTAAAAACCGTTATAAATACAATGAAAACAGATCAAATGGGAAGTGTACTCAAACATTTTCCAGGGTATGGCAACAATCAGGATACCCATACAGGAAGTTCTCTAGACAAGCGTTCTTATGATAATTTTGTGAAGCAGGATTTTTTACCATTTGAAGCAGGTATAGAAGCTGGGGCAGGATCAATACTTGTATCTCATAATATAATCATGGCAGTGGATGAAAATAATCCAGCGTCTTTATCTCCAAAACTGCATGAAATTCTTCGTCAGGATTTAAATTTTGATGGTGTGATTTTTACAGATGATCTTTTTATGGATGCGATACGTAAAACCAGAGGGCTTGAGGAGGGGGCGATTGAGGCCGTGGAAGCAGGCAATGATATGCTGATTATCCGAAATTATAAAGTCCAGATACCAGCGGTTTTGCGCGCAGTAAAAGAAGGTACGATAAAAGAAGAACGTATCAATGAAAGTGTTAAACGTATTTTGCTTTGGAAAAAACAATTAGGATTAATTTAAAATGAACATACATGCATGTGTGTTCGTTTTTTTCTATTGGTCTAATTCTGTAGGATACTGTCATATACTTATCATAGATAGGAGGTATCATACGATGGAGGAACAAGATAATCATATCAATCTTACAATCAAAGGTACTGGTCAGGGCGTTATTCTGTTACATGGCTGGGGACAAAATGCATATATGATGAAGTTTATTCAGGATCATCTT
Coding sequences:
- a CDS encoding HAD-IIB family hydrolase — its product is MKVLASDYDGTLRTGEMVDTKDVEAIHAFREQGNVFGLVTGRSMESIKKEIERNGFEFDFIIANNGGVVYDANFNKLQCLYMDFNKALDIISYIKTLDCVSFVINDGYNRYKVRVDENQIDHKYGDMAEVTNEEEVLDKGKIAQLVISLNDQQMAHEISEYINAEFKGYVVAYPNTHCVDIVPDGVSKAEGLYVIESFMDLEHDDIYTIGDSYNDIPMLKEFHGCAVAHAQADILNAAEHVYDSVADAIVDLQ
- a CDS encoding TIGR00159 family protein, translated to MFKYLTLNNLLTIIKQLADIGVVWLLFYYLLKIVKNNSRTIQIFKGILVIVIAQWIAGLLGLHTVETLAATIMNWGPLAIIIIFQPEIRNILEKIGKTNVFSPISTLTLNERENLVEELVKACTEMSKTKTGALISLEQGHSLSDYIKTGTPMNSVVSSELLCSIFQYGTPLHDGAVIIQGVKIACAAAYFPPTTRELPTSYGARHRAAVGISEITDSVTIIVSEETGNISIAQGGKLSVISPAHLHDFLMMIVCQKQGDEVKGEKDVQKEALKESIEANDGKKPGVFAHYFKGKNKRSTKSKDTPENKFTKSKKEDSVDVLQSENVVVDSEIEKLGIADLVETQTDAPLDQLFETIVVDAAKDDEKTQPKKEDGKEEAPKPKKRGRPKKKKDDTEEKDVKETKPKAKSKGRKKKDEFMDDILEAQEIIFDDGSADSSSKKDKEGRK
- a CDS encoding phosphoglucosamine mutase, whose translation is MGRYFGTDGARGRANDTLTLDMAVKIGQYLGWYYGKENKRHAKILIGKDTRLSSDMFEMGLAAGATSTGAVVYLLGVCPTPSVSFLIQKEQFDCGIMVSASHNPFHDNGIKLFNGEGCKMDPAIEALIEDYIDDKSEIEIAVNEKIGHTISWDEGLELYESWLKSVVDIDLNGMNIALDLANGSATSCAAETLSALGATVEVIHSAPNGININTKCGSTHPQELQRMMKEGNYHVGFAFDGDADRLIAVDEDGNLIDGDHTMYICGCYMHEKGILHDDVVVTTVMSNLGLYHALTAKGIKYEQTAVGDKYVFECMREHGYSVGGEQSGHIIFNEHENTGDGLMTALKLLEIMVNTKKSLKELSEDLFIYPQLLINTPVKDKHKAMEDPELLKVVDEVARELGDEGRILVRPSGTEPLVRVMVEAKTDELCEQYVNQVIDFINAKGL
- a CDS encoding response regulator transcription factor is translated as MKKVICVVEDEKAINDLVAQYLKKEGYEVRSYYTYEEASAHVSDDDVHLWILDIMLDDKSGFDLIEEIRLQGKDIPVIFMSARDKEFDRIIGLEKGSDDYITKPFSPKEMVLRVNNVMKRVYKEENNRIMVDGYELDEEQRKVFDHGSEIDLTTKEFDLLMLFIKNKGMAFNRDKILTSVWEENYFGSDRVVDDTLRRLRKKLPNLNIHTIYGYGYRLG
- a CDS encoding HAMP domain-containing histidine kinase, whose translation is MKRFNEFIKQLSLTQQLFALIFCFVTFFALFFFVYLNGNVDQVLRGREYDMIKENQETSVALKENTILSGQDKYPVIANVQTISFVIQDGRGYQSSNLGASEAEWECILNDIATMNKKGASEWSGFYPGGKKDSYYYITKVDDNQYLISRSVSSSFDKYKDELVSRVIYITVIVVGFFFIILMMWVITLIHPLNQIRNYIERVKQGKDAELHVNRKDEIGELAEALISMREELRKQEKTKEDMIHNISHDLKAPIATIKSYGESIKDGIYPYETLEKSVDVIIENADRLENKVHSLLFMNRVEYLISQDAEGISSDMKEIVEKVVQANKVIKPEIEFITDLEEVWFDGLAEPWRVAVENIVENALRYAKTKIEIHLNEEEGLTIANDGPCMEEDRIKVLFKPYEKGQGGKFGLGLSIVSKVVAANHYEVCGENTEDGVIFRITKPKPEGKKGR
- a CDS encoding beta-hexosaminidase yields the protein MEIDGMIEDITSTRIIIKAPKETISMNREKADISGDLIVGNKAHVTYKEQDDDRIAIQIQISSETKSDIDEMIFNMTLEEKVGQMFMVRCPTSEALEAIDTYHMGGYMLFDETISPYTKDQFITNNEAFQRESKISMLIGVDEEGGSVNRLSWYTNYRSQPFASPQTLYQEGGFNRIIEDTKEKDALLKSLQINVNFAPVSDVSTNPSDFIYPRAFGKDAAQTSEYVKTVINTMKTDQMGSVLKHFPGYGNNQDTHTGSSLDKRSYDNFVKQDFLPFEAGIEAGAGSILVSHNIIMAVDENNPASLSPKLHEILRQDLNFDGVIFTDDLFMDAIRKTRGLEEGAIEAVEAGNDMLIIRNYKVQIPAVLRAVKEGTIKEERINESVKRILLWKKQLGLI